Proteins encoded within one genomic window of Humulus lupulus chromosome 1, drHumLupu1.1, whole genome shotgun sequence:
- the LOC133823854 gene encoding uncharacterized mitochondrial protein AtMg00860-like, with the protein MAPMELKKLKLQLQVLLDKVFIDDILLYFKSEMKHEEHMRLALKRLQEHQLYAKIEKCGLWLENVGFLGHIVSKEGVAVDPAKIEAIRDWLQPKNVAKFKSFFGLVGYYRKFVEGFSKIVAPLTNLTRKNHKYTWTEKCEENFQTMKNKLILAPVLCVPIEEGKFVVYCDASKNGLGCVLMQDDKVVAYASRQLKEYEQRYPTHDFEFVAISRENQKLGRKENKSLSSLGSRKELKAELGEK; encoded by the exons ATGGCACCAATGGAGCTAAAGAAATTGAAACTACAACTACAGGTGttgttggacaaag tgtttattgatgacattttATTGTACTTCAAATCTGAGATGAAACATGAAGAACACATGAGATTGGCACTAAAGAGGCTTcaagagcatcagttgtatgcaaAGATTGAGAAGTGTGGATTATGGTTAGAGAATGTGGGATTTTTGGGCCATATAGTGTCTAAAGAGGGAGTAGcggtagacccagctaagatcgAGGCTATTCGAGATTGGCTTCAACCTAAGAATGTAGCAAAGTTTAAGAGCTTCTTTGGATTGGTGGGGTATTACAGAAAATTTGTTGAAGGGTTTTCTAAGATTGTTGCACCCCTAACCaacttgacaagaaagaatcataAATATACTTGGACTGAAAAGTGTGAAGAGAACTTTCAGACCATGAAGAATAAGCTTATATTAGCTCCAGTGTTGTGTGTACCAATTGAagaagggaagtttgtagtatactgtgatgcttccaagAATGGCTTGGGATGTGTATTAATGCAAGACGATAAAGTAGTGGCTTATGCCTCAAGACaattgaaagaatatgaacagagataccctacccatgattttgAGTTTGTTGCGATA TCTAGAGAGAACCAAAAGCTAGGAAGGAAGGAGAATAAGAGTTTATCTTCTTTGGGGTCAAGGAAGGAACTCAAGGCTGAACTAGGGGAGAAGTGA
- the LOC133821517 gene encoding protein EXPORTIN 1B-like has translation MPSYRNLTLQCLTEVAALNFGDFYNAQYVKMYTIFMKLLQTMIPLNTNIPEAYAIGSSEEQAFIQNLALFFTSFYKASFFLFSLHTFLILVFTTFCYIYISMAILLWL, from the exons ATGCCATCGTATCGGAATCTCACTCTTCAGTGTTTGACAGAG GTTGCAGCACTTAATTTTGGAGATTTCTACAATGCCCAGTACGTTAAGATGTACACCATATTCATGAAACTGTTGCAG ACCATGATTCCTCTTAATACAAACATTCCTGAGGCTTATGCAATTGGTTCCAGCGAAGAGCAG GCTTTTATTCAGAATTTGGCTTTGTTTTTCACTTCATTTTATAAGgcaagtttttttcttttttcccttcATACTTTCTTGATCTTAGTATTTACCACGTTTTGTTATATTTATATCTCAATGGCCATCCTCTTATGGTTGTAA